A portion of the Deinococcus humi genome contains these proteins:
- a CDS encoding site-specific integrase yields MTLTLDVIRTTAFDLARSWSDLNPEERRRRAVLAVRDQDAETLWTLTEAYLTLHGSSRTGTSPRTLKAYRWAVNRYLTYAGTQAVNLLRASSSDGVRFVRSVEAEGLSPSSTRVQLAGVRLFYSALRWAEATQAAPFNDVKPVREKTAAWDKRSPYTYEEVQSLLEHADERMQALLITA; encoded by the coding sequence GTGACCCTGACTCTCGACGTCATTCGAACCACCGCATTTGACCTGGCCAGGAGCTGGAGTGACCTCAACCCTGAAGAGAGGAGACGACGGGCCGTCCTTGCCGTCCGGGATCAGGATGCAGAGACCCTCTGGACTCTGACCGAGGCCTACCTCACCCTGCACGGGTCGAGCAGGACGGGAACCAGCCCCCGGACCCTCAAGGCCTACCGCTGGGCGGTCAACCGGTACTTGACCTATGCGGGCACTCAGGCGGTCAATCTCCTTCGGGCGAGTTCGAGTGACGGCGTCCGGTTTGTGCGCAGCGTCGAGGCGGAGGGTCTGAGTCCCTCAAGCACCCGCGTGCAGCTCGCTGGCGTGCGACTTTTCTATTCCGCGCTGCGCTGGGCTGAAGCGACACAGGCGGCCCCCTTTAACGACGTCAAACCCGTGCGGGAGAAGACCGCCGCGTGGGACAAACGCAGCCCGTATACCTACGAGGAAGTCCAGTCCCTCCTGGAGCACGCTGATGAGCGCATGCAGGCCCTATTGATCACGGCGTAA
- a CDS encoding tyrosine-type recombinase/integrase, with product MTLDLYRGGLQDRSRTWTALHPDERKRRAKEAAALKDPEGLWTLTEAHLTQHAASGVLTSKHTLTSYRAGLRAFLKHADHRAWNILRPSWEDAQDWVGDMLATGRSIATVRVRVAAAAALYKALRWADATEAHPFETVVIPKDRRHGLEKNAPYTEAQVNSALRAAELHPTRSAELHALLLVLAHGGLRIDEALNLKWSDVQLVPPMPGLTVRLGKGRKSRGVPLSPRLRAALMAYRALPRTARHREEFIFPYRTWRGAARHVQPLFADIDGGVFRGFHALRKAMGSRLYAQLGDFAAVAEVLGHADINTTRGYVRIGEERARTAMDSW from the coding sequence ATGACCCTCGACCTGTACCGCGGCGGCCTTCAGGACCGCAGCCGAACCTGGACGGCCCTCCACCCCGACGAACGCAAACGCCGCGCCAAAGAGGCCGCCGCCCTCAAAGATCCCGAAGGTCTCTGGACGCTCACCGAAGCCCATCTCACCCAGCACGCCGCCAGTGGCGTCCTCACCAGCAAACACACCCTGACCTCATACCGTGCTGGGCTCAGAGCCTTCCTGAAACACGCCGACCACCGAGCTTGGAACATCCTGCGGCCGAGCTGGGAGGACGCGCAGGACTGGGTCGGCGACATGCTGGCCACCGGGCGTTCCATCGCCACCGTCCGGGTCCGTGTGGCTGCAGCGGCCGCCCTGTATAAAGCGTTGCGCTGGGCGGATGCGACGGAGGCGCACCCCTTCGAAACGGTTGTCATCCCCAAGGACCGCCGCCACGGCCTGGAAAAGAACGCGCCCTATACCGAGGCACAGGTAAACTCGGCCCTGCGGGCCGCAGAGCTTCATCCCACGCGCAGCGCTGAACTTCACGCTCTGTTGCTCGTCCTGGCCCACGGCGGGCTGCGCATCGACGAAGCGCTGAACCTGAAGTGGAGTGACGTGCAACTCGTTCCACCGATGCCAGGGCTCACGGTGCGACTCGGCAAAGGGCGCAAAAGTCGGGGCGTGCCGCTCAGTCCCCGTCTGCGCGCCGCATTGATGGCGTACCGGGCGCTTCCCCGTACAGCCCGTCATCGCGAAGAATTCATCTTTCCGTACCGCACCTGGCGCGGGGCGGCTCGTCACGTCCAGCCGCTCTTTGCAGACATCGATGGTGGAGTCTTCCGAGGGTTTCATGCACTGCGCAAAGCGATGGGCTCACGCCTGTACGCACAGCTCGGGGATTTCGCAGCGGTGGCAGAAGTGCTCGGGCATGCTGACATCAACACCACTCGGGGGTACGTCCGGATCGGCGAGGAGCGAGCCCGAACCGCAATGGACAGTTGGTGA
- a CDS encoding HEAT repeat domain-containing protein, with protein sequence MIRDEAIAFLRAHQPLPTDDSFARQPDLARALLTQFHQARKYFEAHPDADSLPLLLGSCGDKSGFGHYQLLDGAFMPHPAHVVVPHLISALRSPHLGVRFRAAELSALFSDDQLVMPLLKVYQHGDIDEQDAALLALTQNRSAAAREALRSLRPSVTDTEHVELLDEYFGHDAF encoded by the coding sequence GTGATCCGTGACGAGGCCATTGCTTTCCTGCGTGCCCACCAACCCCTTCCAACCGACGACTCCTTCGCACGTCAACCCGACCTCGCCCGAGCCCTACTCACCCAGTTCCACCAAGCACGGAAGTACTTTGAAGCGCACCCTGACGCCGACAGTCTGCCCCTGCTGCTCGGCAGTTGCGGCGACAAGAGCGGCTTCGGCCATTACCAACTCCTCGACGGTGCCTTCATGCCACACCCTGCCCACGTCGTCGTTCCACACCTTATCTCCGCGCTGCGCAGTCCGCACCTTGGCGTGCGCTTTAGGGCCGCTGAACTCAGCGCCTTATTCTCTGACGACCAGCTTGTTATGCCCTTGCTCAAGGTGTACCAACATGGGGATATAGACGAGCAGGACGCGGCTTTGCTCGCCTTGACACAGAACAGAAGTGCCGCCGCGCGAGAAGCGCTGCGCTCACTTCGCCCGAGTGTGACGGACACTGAACACGTTGAACTGCTTGACGAGTACTTTGGGCACGACGCCTTCTGA
- a CDS encoding amidohydrolase family protein — protein sequence MSSDDGKIFNCHTHVFTNLHVPDQLLPFRLVPWLRRPQNRALASRIIRLINPVLNVYHRVFGVPEESNRVTRLMALLEVAGLQTQQQIFRVLEQQYPPGTRFVTLSIDMDYMEAGVASRDFLQQIQELAALKQTFGTLVRPFLGVDPRRPGLLALVQRAHQEQGFCGLKLYPALGFLPDDPVLYEVYAYAQEHELPVVSHCSKGGLMYQGKIPPHPVTGQTMTRMEYANYLSHPKRFIPVLKEFSELRVCLAHFGGAGEWRAFLNQSRQIPNAQTSWLDVIADMMRIYPNLYTDLSYTISDVSLMPLAKVMVNTGELRDRILFGTDFFVVRAETTEREFSIRLRGYLGETDFWHIANHNPRKFL from the coding sequence ATGTCAAGCGACGACGGGAAGATATTTAACTGCCACACGCATGTTTTCACCAACCTGCATGTTCCCGACCAGCTGCTGCCATTCAGGCTCGTGCCCTGGCTTAGGCGACCTCAAAATCGGGCATTGGCCTCCCGAATAATCCGCCTGATCAATCCTGTGCTGAATGTCTATCATCGTGTGTTCGGCGTGCCGGAAGAAAGCAACCGTGTTACGCGCCTCATGGCCCTGCTCGAGGTTGCTGGCCTTCAGACTCAACAACAAATCTTCAGGGTTCTTGAGCAGCAATACCCACCGGGGACACGGTTCGTGACTTTGTCGATCGACATGGACTACATGGAGGCAGGAGTTGCAAGCCGTGACTTCCTTCAGCAGATCCAGGAGCTTGCTGCGCTTAAACAAACCTTCGGCACCCTGGTGCGGCCCTTCCTGGGCGTCGATCCTCGGCGTCCCGGCCTGCTCGCTCTCGTGCAGCGCGCCCATCAGGAACAGGGATTTTGCGGCTTGAAACTGTATCCCGCCCTTGGGTTCCTGCCGGATGACCCAGTGTTGTACGAGGTATATGCGTATGCGCAGGAACACGAACTGCCAGTGGTCTCCCACTGCTCTAAGGGTGGATTGATGTATCAAGGCAAGATCCCACCTCACCCCGTCACCGGGCAGACCATGACACGCATGGAATATGCGAACTACCTGTCGCATCCGAAACGTTTTATTCCTGTGCTTAAGGAGTTTTCAGAGTTGCGAGTGTGCCTAGCGCATTTTGGTGGAGCTGGCGAGTGGCGTGCATTTCTCAATCAGTCGCGCCAGATCCCGAACGCGCAAACGTCGTGGTTGGACGTCATTGCCGACATGATGAGGATCTATCCAAATCTGTATACCGACCTGTCCTACACTATTTCGGACGTCAGTCTGATGCCTTTGGCGAAAGTGATGGTGAACACAGGAGAACTCCGGGATCGAATTCTTTTCGGCACTGACTTCTTTGTCGTCCGGGCTGAAACGACTGAGCGCGAATTCAGCATCCGCCTGCGTGGATATCTGGGTGAGACGGATTTCTGGCATATCGCCAATCACAATCCCAGAAAATTTTTATGA
- a CDS encoding beta strand repeat-containing protein, translating to MNAPLVRLGLPLLSLSLLLAACGGGGTVNPPPGTPITSTADSGPGTLRELLDSAGAGDTLRLDSGTITLVGPLKVTKSVTLNLGSSVIDANSKGRALEIPSGVTVTITGGTLKGGTGAPITLANVGQQELTVATYGGVLVNEGTLTLDGTTVTGGKANMGGGIANLKGGTLTLKGNSNVTGNTAQVLPENKEESSGGGGGIFNKGTLEVEAGSVSTNTATYSGGGIYGGVGSATTISGGKVDGNTVTAPVVQTETNTTGSAGGGIYSNGEVTITGGSVSGNTASYFGGGITVQSTLDAQGNLVQPKITMSGGSIENNRLTDTMNAGVGGGMWTNGDLTMTGGTVKGNMASYGGGFVVYRNASITGGTFEGNTASKSGGGLLLITPASRATNSTVTFGGTATVKGNSSGEDGGGISVSRTILTMTGGTVTGNTTVNTGGGISLGGGTNSTIEGGVISNNKATGSTDGGGGVRVFSNGKLTLSGGAISGNSALRTGGGLVVGGQVTMTGGEISSNTVTGKGDGQGSGGGVQMYASSTFTASGGSIKDNTAWYGGGVFVGGAYENSPGGQFALSGATVSGNKATDGNVGGGFFNDGKLTISSGSVTGNTAPRSGGGVFNSKRATYAQPGGSVTGNNPDNVFNEP from the coding sequence ATGAACGCACCACTGGTCCGGCTCGGTCTTCCATTACTGTCCCTGTCCTTGCTGCTGGCAGCCTGTGGGGGTGGCGGCACCGTCAATCCACCGCCCGGCACGCCCATCACCAGCACCGCCGACAGCGGCCCAGGCACCCTTCGCGAATTGCTGGACAGCGCCGGGGCAGGAGACACCCTCAGGCTCGACTCCGGCACAATCACTCTGGTCGGCCCACTCAAAGTCACCAAAAGCGTGACGCTGAACCTGGGCAGTAGCGTCATTGATGCGAATAGTAAGGGCCGCGCCCTGGAAATCCCCAGCGGTGTCACGGTGACCATCACCGGCGGCACACTGAAGGGCGGCACGGGAGCACCCATCACGCTCGCAAATGTCGGCCAACAGGAGCTGACCGTGGCGACCTACGGCGGCGTGCTGGTCAACGAGGGCACGCTGACGCTGGACGGCACCACCGTGACGGGTGGCAAGGCCAACATGGGCGGCGGCATTGCCAACCTCAAAGGGGGAACGCTGACCCTCAAGGGAAACAGCAATGTGACGGGCAACACGGCGCAAGTGCTGCCAGAGAACAAGGAGGAGAGCAGCGGTGGGGGCGGCGGCATCTTCAACAAGGGCACGTTGGAAGTGGAAGCGGGCAGCGTCAGCACGAATACAGCCACCTACTCTGGCGGTGGCATCTACGGTGGGGTGGGCAGCGCCACGACGATCAGTGGTGGCAAGGTCGACGGCAATACCGTGACCGCCCCGGTGGTCCAGACCGAGACAAACACGACCGGCAGCGCAGGCGGCGGCATCTACAGCAACGGCGAGGTGACCATCACGGGCGGCAGCGTCAGCGGGAATACAGCGTCCTATTTTGGCGGCGGGATCACGGTGCAGTCCACCCTGGACGCGCAAGGCAACCTGGTCCAGCCGAAGATCACTATGAGTGGTGGCAGCATCGAAAACAACCGACTGACCGACACGATGAACGCCGGCGTGGGCGGAGGGATGTGGACGAACGGCGATCTCACCATGACGGGCGGCACGGTCAAGGGCAACATGGCTTCGTATGGCGGCGGCTTCGTCGTGTACAGGAATGCCAGCATCACGGGCGGCACCTTCGAGGGCAATACGGCATCCAAGAGTGGCGGCGGCCTGCTGCTGATCACCCCCGCCAGTCGCGCCACCAATTCCACCGTGACCTTCGGCGGCACCGCCACCGTGAAGGGCAATTCGTCCGGTGAAGACGGCGGCGGCATCTCGGTCAGCCGTACCATCCTGACCATGACCGGCGGGACCGTCACGGGGAACACCACAGTTAATACAGGCGGCGGCATCAGCTTGGGCGGCGGCACCAACAGCACCATTGAGGGCGGTGTGATCAGCAACAACAAGGCCACCGGCAGCACCGACGGCGGCGGCGGCGTCCGCGTGTTCAGCAACGGCAAGCTAACCCTCTCGGGCGGTGCGATCAGCGGCAACAGTGCGCTGCGTACCGGCGGCGGCCTGGTGGTAGGCGGACAGGTCACCATGACCGGCGGCGAGATTAGCAGCAACACGGTAACAGGGAAGGGCGATGGACAGGGCAGCGGCGGCGGCGTGCAGATGTACGCCAGCTCCACCTTCACGGCCAGCGGCGGCAGCATCAAGGACAACACCGCGTGGTACGGCGGCGGTGTCTTTGTGGGCGGCGCATACGAAAACAGTCCCGGCGGACAGTTCGCACTATCTGGAGCCACGGTGAGCGGCAACAAGGCCACAGACGGGAACGTGGGCGGTGGCTTCTTCAACGACGGCAAACTGACCATCTCCAGCGGCAGCGTGACGGGCAACACCGCGCCGCGCAGCGGTGGCGGCGTGTTCAACTCCAAACGGGCCACCTACGCCCAGCCCGGCGGCAGCGTCACCGGCAACAACCCCGATAACGTGTTCAACGAGCCCTAA
- a CDS encoding site-specific integrase: protein MSVNTLEAYRTGLNTFLAWAGPAGVSLLRPGPNTGFRYVRHLEGAGLAPSSVRVHLSAGKALYAALRWRGACEAAPSLDVRAASDPVPRWEKRKPYSTEDVALLLRHAGVQDAVIVVLGAHVGLRATEMTTLLRRELRLDAPEPYLTVTGKRQRRQEVALSPTAVEALRTLLAATPNYGPRVLTIHTHQSVENALKRLCQEAGVRYAGREVHGLRHIAGTPIYSESGDLLAVRDHLRHRTVDSSEIYVDYARAGKKAVRYW from the coding sequence GTGAGCGTCAACACCCTGGAGGCTTACCGCACAGGCCTCAATACCTTTCTGGCCTGGGCAGGTCCGGCGGGCGTCAGCCTGCTCCGTCCTGGGCCAAACACGGGCTTCCGGTACGTCCGTCATCTGGAAGGCGCGGGCCTCGCCCCCAGCAGCGTGCGCGTGCACCTGAGTGCGGGCAAGGCTTTGTATGCCGCCTTGCGCTGGAGGGGAGCATGTGAGGCTGCACCCTCCCTGGACGTGCGGGCCGCCAGCGATCCGGTGCCCCGGTGGGAAAAGCGCAAACCCTACTCCACCGAAGATGTGGCGTTGCTGCTGCGGCATGCGGGAGTCCAGGACGCGGTGATCGTCGTGCTCGGCGCACACGTGGGGCTGCGGGCGACGGAGATGACGACGCTGCTCAGAAGGGAATTGCGCCTTGATGCGCCCGAGCCATATCTGACCGTGACCGGCAAGCGGCAACGCCGCCAGGAGGTGGCACTCTCCCCTACTGCCGTCGAGGCGCTGCGAACATTGCTGGCTGCGACGCCCAACTATGGCCCTCGCGTGCTGACCATCCATACCCATCAGAGCGTGGAGAATGCCTTGAAGCGGCTGTGCCAGGAGGCGGGCGTGCGCTATGCGGGGCGCGAGGTTCACGGCCTACGTCACATCGCGGGCACCCCGATCTACAGCGAAAGTGGGGATCTGCTGGCCGTGCGGGACCACCTGCGCCACCGCACCGTCGACAGCAGTGAGATTTACGTGGACTACGCGCGGGCGGGCAAGAAGGCAGTCCGTTACTGGTAA
- a CDS encoding ParB/RepB/Spo0J family partition protein — protein sequence MSRKLSAGMQAALKRTQAVHEDIQSVQRSRPPVQYVALGDLRPSPFQARMDLNDLDSLAQDIAANGVLQPLLARPVTGGGFELIAGERRWRAAERAGLAEVPVMVREATDEQARLYGLRENLERQDLNAYEVASVALTLMGLSLGQSPEEVRSQITGRGEPSAEVSAALEEALGVLGRNLTRLSFAKHYLPLLDLPDELRAAIQRGAPFNAVRLLRRASTEQQAEWLPRVESGEWGVRDVEAALLAGRTAPAPSEPGDLVQETRRVLKLAAPRRVGALDARKQTRLRKLLQEVEQLLKE from the coding sequence ATGAGCCGCAAGCTCAGCGCGGGCATGCAGGCGGCCCTCAAGCGCACGCAGGCCGTCCACGAGGATATCCAGAGTGTGCAGCGCAGCCGCCCGCCCGTGCAGTACGTGGCGCTCGGGGACCTGCGACCCTCGCCGTTCCAGGCGAGGATGGACCTGAACGATCTGGACAGCCTGGCCCAGGACATCGCGGCCAATGGCGTTCTGCAACCCCTGCTGGCCCGGCCGGTTACCGGAGGAGGCTTCGAGCTGATTGCGGGCGAGCGGCGCTGGCGGGCCGCCGAACGCGCGGGTCTGGCCGAGGTCCCAGTGATGGTGAGGGAAGCCACGGACGAGCAGGCGCGGCTGTACGGCCTGCGCGAGAACCTGGAACGCCAGGACCTGAACGCGTACGAGGTGGCCAGCGTGGCCCTAACCTTGATGGGCCTGAGCCTGGGGCAGTCGCCGGAGGAGGTGCGGTCACAGATCACGGGCCGAGGAGAACCGTCGGCTGAGGTCAGCGCGGCCCTGGAGGAGGCCTTAGGCGTGCTGGGACGAAATTTGACGCGTCTGAGCTTTGCCAAGCATTACCTGCCGCTCTTAGACTTGCCCGATGAACTGAGAGCGGCCATTCAACGTGGGGCACCATTCAACGCCGTACGGCTGCTGCGGCGGGCGAGCACCGAGCAGCAGGCCGAGTGGCTCCCCCGCGTCGAGTCTGGGGAATGGGGGGTGCGCGATGTGGAGGCTGCGCTCCTGGCCGGACGGACCGCCCCAGCGCCCTCAGAACCGGGTGATCTTGTGCAGGAAACGCGGCGGGTCCTTAAGCTGGCCGCACCGCGCCGGGTGGGCGCGCTGGACGCCCGCAAACAGACACGACTCAGGAAGTTGTTACAGGAGGTCGAGCAGCTTCTCAAGGAGTAA
- a CDS encoding AAA family ATPase produces MSAKPKRSIPISAAHTQLGQQVKNLRPGEPVTLARHGKPVAGLVSVEDLQAIERGAQTTTVLMAFNHAGGAAKTSSVRDIGYELTELGYRVLLLDIDPQANLTTWLGVHDAPVERSLQPVLEDYAPLPEPYRVHGMDLIPSHLALARTDARLPGYTNAEGRLRSAIDAVRASGAYDFVLIDPPPSLGKLTANAANAADWVIVPVPARYKGLVALDGLREMLGEYTRTNPRLRVAMYLVTQMENTAHSKETHEVFQQVLGSELAGPLTYRPAIYNRCQPIGEPVGVNAPDSEARREVQAVVQTLLSRIGHSV; encoded by the coding sequence ATGAGCGCAAAACCCAAACGGTCTATCCCGATCAGCGCCGCCCACACCCAGCTCGGCCAGCAGGTGAAAAATTTGCGCCCAGGCGAACCTGTGACCCTGGCGCGGCATGGCAAACCTGTTGCCGGACTGGTCTCCGTCGAGGACCTGCAGGCCATTGAGCGCGGCGCACAGACCACCACCGTTCTGATGGCGTTCAACCATGCGGGCGGCGCGGCCAAGACCAGCAGTGTGCGCGACATCGGGTACGAACTGACCGAACTGGGGTACCGGGTGCTGCTGCTCGACATCGATCCGCAGGCCAACCTGACCACGTGGCTGGGTGTGCACGACGCACCAGTTGAGCGCAGCTTGCAGCCGGTGCTGGAGGATTACGCGCCGCTGCCAGAGCCGTACCGGGTACATGGCATGGATTTGATCCCCAGCCACCTAGCGCTCGCACGCACGGACGCCAGGCTCCCCGGCTACACAAACGCCGAGGGCCGGCTGCGCTCAGCCATCGACGCCGTCCGTGCCAGCGGGGCCTACGACTTCGTCCTGATTGATCCGCCGCCGAGTTTGGGCAAGCTGACCGCCAACGCGGCGAATGCCGCCGACTGGGTGATCGTGCCGGTGCCTGCCCGCTACAAGGGCCTGGTGGCCCTGGACGGCCTGCGCGAGATGCTCGGCGAATACACGCGGACCAACCCACGCCTGCGGGTGGCCATGTACCTGGTGACCCAGATGGAGAACACCGCGCACAGCAAGGAAACGCACGAGGTCTTTCAGCAGGTGCTGGGATCAGAACTGGCGGGGCCGTTGACGTACCGCCCGGCCATCTACAACCGCTGCCAGCCGATTGGAGAGCCAGTAGGCGTCAATGCCCCGGACTCGGAAGCCCGGCGCGAGGTCCAGGCCGTGGTTCAGACGCTGCTTTCACGCATCGGGCACAGCGTATGA